In Setaria italica strain Yugu1 chromosome IX, Setaria_italica_v2.0, whole genome shotgun sequence, the genomic stretch AATGGTCTATCCTTAACTTATATATAGTTTCAAAAGCAACAGCTTCGATCGGTTGTCTACTGCTTGCAACAGAAAAAAGGTCAAATGATTCTAATAGATGACAATCAACTGATAGACAATCTTTTATTATAGAGGAACAAATGCAAAAAACTCCCATCATCACTTACCTTTTCGTTTGCCAGTTTGCAGAACCTTAAACATCTCTTCAGGTATACCTCTGATTAAAGTATTTACCCTCTTGGTGAATGGGTTTCTTTTGGATATTTCCAGTCACGATGTAAAACTTCCATCACAATTTTCCTTTCAGTTCAAATTATTCTTCCACAGCAGAAGCAGAGATGACAACCTGCTAAAAAAGCTGTCAGAGAGGCTAGGCAAGAACACAATTCTTAGCATAAAACATCTGTGATCTTATGGTATAAAAACAAAAAATGGAGTGACTAAAAAGGCAACCTCAATCTAGTTGAGATCCTTAAAGGTAAAAGGCCATGACTTCCCTATTAGAGTATAGATTAGCTAGTCTGAATGTGCAATACCAAATGGAATCCTTACATTGCCAATGCCAATCGGAAAGAACGAACACTTTCACATTGCAAATGAGTAACAAAGCATCTGGCACCAGTGAAGCAACTCAGCGGTAACTTAATGCTAGATTATATTTGATACTGTATAAAAAAGACAGCAATCATGAGACCCTTCAGAATGCAATAATCATGAGTTAATAGATAAGCATGTCTCACCTTTCTCACCACAACATATCTGCATTCCATCACCTTCAAAACCAGCTTTGGAGATATCACAATAGCTTCCTGCAAGAACACCTAACTCCACAAAGTATCTAGCAATAAACATGAATTcattttggcaaaaaaaaagaagaaaagaaaagaaatgctcATATtgggatgcaaaaaaaaaaaggagctaaCGATTCATGCCATACTTCCAATCGAACAGCTCATCTCCTCAGTGCCTTAATGTAGCAAAATGAGTACTGCCAACACATAGAGACGAAAACTaaaggttttcttttaattgtCTACTGCCATGGAACAAACTGGTAAATCATGTACGCAAAGCTAAACCTGTTCATGAGTTAGTAATCAAATCTAATGAACTACATAAGATCATCCATGTTAGTTATTGGTCGTGTGCTTCAGTCCTCAGTTGCTTCTCACAAAGCAATGTTGTAGTTTCCTTTCATTGGGAACATGTCGTCAAGTCGGGCGAGCATTAGCAGTTTGCATCATAGAAATGGATGTATCCAACGTTTTCTAGACACGTAAACTTGCAGAATATACATAAACTACTAAATGTTTACAGTACATCGAGAATGTACTGAATTAGGACTAATGGGAATTcggaggaggggaaaaaaatgtGTGCGTGCTTGCTTCGTGTCTTGGAAGGGTTAAAAGTCAAATCTTTTGCCAATTCGCTACAGATGAGCCCGGCCGCCCAAACAGGAAGATTGAAAACAAATCGAGCTGAGCTCCGGTGGGGAGGGAGGCTACCTGGATGAGCAGGCCGAGGGGGAGCACAACAAGCATGAGGGGGATCGCCATGGCCAGCCGCTGTTCGACCGGATCTTGCGCCGCTCGAGGTGGAGAGTAGCGCCACCAGAGAGCCGGCGGTGACATCGGTCCCGTGggcagccgccaccgccgttgaGGCATGATGCCACCGAGTCAAGCGGCACTGCACCCTTGTTCGCTCACCTTCAACACCTCCTCCGCCACTGGGAGCGACCATCAATCATCGAGGACGTGCCCTCCCCAGCCCCTGCCGCGACCCCATCCATGCCCCCTCCTCCGAAAAAGGCGTGCGACACCGCATCCCCAGGCGGAGCCGCGGAgacctggcggcggcggtcccATCCCCAGCacgagggaggtggcggcgctgggcACTATCGAgtgaggaggtggagggggaggTGCGGCACCacgaaagggagggaggggacgGCCGCACGGACGGGGGCTGTCTACCTGTCACCCGGGTGTTTCTGATGGAAGCATTACCCAGGCAATCTGATTTGCTGAAACACTTGATTTTGAGGCAGATAAAATTTCAGATGCTGGCAGAGGTGCTTGCATCTGAATTTCAACACCATCAGATTTGGATCAAACGGTGGAAATTGCTAGCAAAAACAGCATAGAAACAACTATGCTAAGAACATGGTAAACAAACTAATgcagaaaagagaaggaaaattaACATGCAAAATGCAAAATTAACAACTCAACAAATTTTTACTATAGTCAGTCAGATAACAAATTATTTCTAACGGTGAGAAACCCCTCAAATGTAAAAATACAATCAGATTTCAAAATAAACATCATGCAAATTTACACAGATTTAAAATTACacaatacacaaattaaaattacaGTAAAATGTCACTGTAAGTCACTTACTAATATAGTGTAAAAGAATCCTAATATATATGGAAGCGCACGTTGAAAGCGGAGTGACAGCTACGGCCTACATGATTGATGGGCATCGGGCATGCCGCATGCCTGTGCGGCTGTGCGGTGCACTAACGCACAGACCCCGATGCTCAGATGCATGCCAGGCAGGAGCTGCAGCCATGCAGCAGCGGCTGCATGCGGCATCAGCCATGCAGCACAGATGGTCAGATCAGACGGTGCCAAATTCAGGTGACGAAAGAGCATAAAACACTCGGGGTAACGTATAGCTTTTCCCATAGAGAAGGGAAGGGTGCAGCAGAGAAGTAGGCGCGCGTGATTAACGGAGAGGAAGTGAGGGTACACACGGGCGCGTGGTGACAAAAACAATGGGAAACGGTGGAAATATTTTAGAATCGTGAAAAATTTCGATCTGGCTCTGTCATCGTACCCGATGAAGGGGTAAGGAGGTCTAATATTGGGTGGAAATTATTTTCGATTCTCTTCTTTATATAGTATAGATTCTCTCCCTTTTTATAGTAATTTTCGATTCTCTTCTTTATATAGATTCTAATCctttttatattatatatatagatatcCACGGACTCCACTATGTGACATGAACCACGGACTCCACTATATCACTGGAGCGTTCGTGTGAGTAGGCATTGGGATGAGGTAGGGCATATCACTAACCATAAACAAAAGAATTAGAACATAAATTTAGAGATACTTAGATGATATCTTAATATGTTGTTATAAATAAAACATATTCTCTGTTACCACACGGCTCGAAAGCAGCGGCCAGTAGCCCCCGATCATTTGGTTCCCGGAATAACGGATCCGTTGCTTTACTTACCACATTGTCATGTTGCTTAATTTACTCTGAGTTTTGTTATGCCACGTGACCAACAATAGCTGTTAAGCATATAGCAGCGTCACTACTTCTCTAGCTCTACGCGCTTCCAAGTTCCAATATTAGAACACCGTGCGTGTTGAagacgacgagtcgacgacagCCGGAGTTTCATCCTCGTGAGGAACACGAGGTGGCTCGGTATGGGGAGCTCGAGGACGACGACGTCCTGGTGCAGCCACTGCGGCATGGGCctcgccacgccgcccggcTCCGGCTCCAGCGTTCTGTGCGCGTTCTGCCACCGGCTGATGCGCATCGAGCGACACCGCGGCGTGGGCGACGGCGCCGTGACGATGGCGCTCGCGGTAACCTCGCCTCCGTTGGCGCCGCTGCTCTCCGTGAAGCGTGGGTTTCCGGCGGGCTACCCCAACATATGCGGCAAGAAGCGCGCGCTCCTCGTCGGCGTCAGCTACATGGGCACCCCGCACGAGCTCAAGGGCACGGTCAACGATGTCACGGAGATGCGGCGCCTCCTCGTCGACAAGTTCGGGTTCCCGAGCGGCTGCATCCTCGAGCTCACCGGTAACCAACGAATACAAGAACCTCGTGTCGTTGTTCCTTACAGATTTTTCTGAGAAGTGAAGTAATCATCAAAATCAGTTGACGCTATATCATTTGGTGGCATGGCAGAGAAGGAGGGCTACCCGAGTAGGGTGCCGACGCGGGAGAACCTGCTCCTGGCGATGCGGTGGCTGACGGAGGGGTGCGCCCCCGGCGACTCGCTGGTGTTCCAGTTCGCCGGCCATGGCGTGCAGCACGTGGACCTGAACGACGGCGAGGTGGACGGGTACAACGAGGCGCTGTGCCCGGTCGACTTCGAGCAGAGCGGCAACATCCTGGACGACGAGATTAACGAGACCATCGTCCGGCCGCTGGGCAGGGGCGTGAAGCTGCACGCCGTCATGGACACCTGCCACAGCGGCACCGTCCTCGACCTCCCCTTCCTATGCCGCCTGTCCAGGTACGCGCGCAGCCGACCAAAATCTTAGCTTTGATCTCTGGCGCCAATATATGTGACACAAATCGCTCTGCGTTTCAAGGACGGGGTACTGGCAGTGGGAGAATCACTACCCTGGTGGGAACGGGAAGCGCCCCGACGGAGGCCTGGTCATCTCCATCAGCGGCTGCCGGGACGACCAGAAGTCCGCTGACACCAGCGTATGTCCTGAACCCAAACTACCCAAACTCTGTTttgtattttgaaaaaaaaaactttttgtgATGTTCAGTTCACCACTGCACTCTTCAAATCTGCATCATTGTTTTGATCATGCGTGTTCAGATATTCCGCCGATTACAAATTTACAATCTCGCTTGATCCAACCAGGGATTTCCTGAATCGGCATCGATCGGCGTCGGCGCCATGATGGACAGCTTCATCCAGGCCGTGGAGGCCGAGCCTGGGACGACGTACGGGCGCCTGCTGAGCGCTATGAGGGCGAGGATCCGCGACGGCCATggcagccgccgcctcccgggAATGCTCGGCTCGTACGTGCGCAGGATGACCGCGTCCAGCGGCGTTCAGGTGAGCTCTGCTTAGTTAGTTGTTCAACTGACAGTTCTCTCACAGTCTCACTCACTCTGGACTGAATATACATGCAGGAGCCCCAGCTGTGTTCTTCGGAGATTTTTGACATCTACCGGAAGCCATTCCTCCTCTGATTTGCTGGCCGGCTGCTAAGCTATTTCGAAACATGATTCGAATGTTACTGTGGTATATGCAGGTCGATTAGCCTGATGTTGCCTTGAGTCCAAACCAGTGCATCTCTGGCATGTGAACATGGTAGATGTCTTGTAATGGTATATGTCGAGTTCAAGTATATGGTAACAACTTCCGTATTCCATGTTAGTAAAAATAGAGATGCTACTTTCCGATCGCATGGAAAGGCCTTTTTGAGTTGATGAACCTTAGGCTTAAGCTGTCGGAAACATCAACTAAAGTTGACTGGAGTGGTAAACGAAAGTGGCATTAGAGAGCCATAGGACATGCATGATTTTGACAGCATTTGAAGTGCAACGTAATGGAACTCATATAGATGTTATCTGTATATAATAATCCGTGCATACTCATCATCAATCATCATTGGTAGGATCTTCCAGTCAGTTCCGTTCCCTCTGGCTGCAGAGCACCCCTTGCTAGACCTCCAACAAATGACAAAAAATTCTAAGGAAAACTAACGCCGCAAATGTTTTGATGAGAGACATTGTGAAACGCATAGTAGCCTATTAGTAAATCCCCAATTCCCATCCATGGTGGACCAACAACTGCATCACCGTTGCCTCCATGGTACAACT encodes the following:
- the LOC101777026 gene encoding metacaspase-1, whose translation is MGSSRTTTSWCSHCGMGLATPPGSGSSVLCAFCHRLMRIERHRGVGDGAVTMALAVTSPPLAPLLSVKRGFPAGYPNICGKKRALLVGVSYMGTPHELKGTVNDVTEMRRLLVDKFGFPSGCILELTEKEGYPSRVPTRENLLLAMRWLTEGCAPGDSLVFQFAGHGVQHVDLNDGEVDGYNEALCPVDFEQSGNILDDEINETIVRPLGRGVKLHAVMDTCHSGTVLDLPFLCRLSRTGYWQWENHYPGGNGKRPDGGLVISISGCRDDQKSADTSGFPESASIGVGAMMDSFIQAVEAEPGTTYGRLLSAMRARIRDGHGSRRLPGMLGSYVRRMTASSGVQEPQLCSSEIFDIYRKPFLL